One window of the Colletotrichum lupini chromosome 9, complete sequence genome contains the following:
- a CDS encoding high-affinity glucose transporter gives MISGTLGAPDFPYSNVPHLSLLGLTISTDDLATAQTSVPSPCSPTRPTCHTMALSLFEELIVCSLHYSSAPASTHDPIVYHGIGSPPHQPCQPHVPTFAFGPSCLPRQGPPMINSTGSPMSFDTATRYDGDPCRYPSYDSDTIHTRQPRPPPNRVQIRTTHLIVTEHNYRNSRLRANTAIMYQAQNIYFICGFAAIGGGLFGFDISSMSGVLGTGAYKRYFGNPTSYRQGGITASMPAGSLVGSLVSSFIADKYSRKVALQFSCILWTIGAILQCASVNVGMLCVGRVIAGMCVGIASSIVPVYQSEIAPKEIRGRVVSLQQWAITWGILIQYFIQYGAAEGIGKGSTDPDQPTAAFRIPWGVQIVPAAVLFVGLFFFPYSPRWLASKDRWDEAIKVLAHLHGSGDVNHPKVLAQYQEIEEALRFEREENVSSFKGLVAPRMYKRVLLGMSIQMWSQLCGMNIMMYYIVYIMQGAGIGNPLLTASIQYIINVVMTLPAIVFIDKLGRRPLLVGGSFMMMTWLFISGALQQYYGQPNTDETRNPDNESVTWLVLNQRPVSSAIVSCSYLFVATFATTWGPVSWTYPAEIFPSKIRAKAVSLSTSTNWFWNMILAFAVPPLLWNINYKMYYIFATFNALAFLHTAFFAPETKGFTLEEMDDVFNSGLPAWKTHQKKSRLDDIEREIAAGNLKVSRHGAVADEDNHEVVAETEKKGTANELFRCSIHNYVPRS, from the exons ATGATCAGTGGTACCTTGGGAGCTCCTGATTTTCCATACTCCAATGTGCCTCATTTG TCACTCCTCGGCCTCACCATCTCAACCGACGACCTGGCAACGGCCCAGACATCTGTGCCTTCGCCATGCTCGCCCACTCGTCCCACCTGTCACACAATGGCCCTATCGCTCTTCGAGGAATTGATCGTCTGTTCCCTTCACTACTCCTCCGCGCCTGCTTCTACCCATGACCCCATCGTATACCACGGGATTGGCAGTCCTCCACATCAACCTTGTCAACCCCATGTGCCAACGTTTGCATTCGGTCCGTCCTGTCTCCCCAGACAGGGTCCCCCTATGATCAACTCAACTGGTAGCCCAATGTCATTCGACACAGCAACTCGGTACGACGGTGACCCGTGTCGTTACCCATCCTACGATTCGGATACCATACACACGAGGCAACCGCGGCCGCCCCCGAACCGCGTCCAGAT ACGGACGACTCACCTCATTGTAACTGAACACAACTACAGAAATAGTCGCCTTCGTGCGAACACCGCCATCATGTATCAGGCGCAAAACATCTACTTCATTTGCGGTTTCGCCGCCATTG GCGGTGGCCTCTTCGGCTTTGATATCAGTTCCATGAGTGGTGTTCTAGGGACTGGCGCCTACAAGAGATACTTTGGGAATCCTACATCGTACCGCCAGGGTGGTATTACGGCTTCCATGCCTGCCGGCTCCCTCGTCGGATCTCTCGTCTCCTCATTCATTGCCGACAAGTACTCTCGCAAGGTCGCACTCCAATTCTCCTGTATTCTGTGGACCATCGGTGCCATCCTTCAATGTGCTTCCGTCAACGTCGGCATGCTTTGTGTCGGCCGTGTCATCGCGGGCATGTGTGTCGGTATCGCATCCTCCATTGTGCCCGTCTACCAGTCCGAAATCGCCCCCAAGGAGATCCGTGGTCGCGTTGTTTCGCTCCAGCAGTGGGCAATTACCTGGGGTATCTTGATTCAATACTTCATCCAGTACGGCGCCGCCGAGGGCATTGGAAAAGGCTCCACTGATCCCGATCAGCCGACCGCCGCTTTCCGCATTCCTTGGGGCGTCCAGATTGTCCCTGCCGCTGTCCTCTTTGTTGGATTGTTCTTTTTTCCTTACAGTCCTCGTTGGCTTGCTAGCAAGGACCGTTGGGATGAAGCCATTAAGGTCCTCGCTCATCTTCACGGCAGCGGCGACGTCAACCACCCCAAAGTCCTGGCACAGTACCAAGAAATCGAGGAGGCCCTTCGATTCGAGCGAGAAGAGAACGTTTCTAGCTTCAAAGGTCTCGTCGCTCCCCGCATGTACAAGCGTGTGTTGCTCGGCATGAGTATCCAGATGTGGTCCCAGTTGTGCGGAATGAACATCATGATGT ACTACATTGTCTACATCATGCAGGGTGCCGGCATAGGCAACCCGCTACTTACTGCATCTATTCAGTACATCATCAACGTCGTCATGACTCTTCCTGCCATCGTCTTTATCGACAAGCTCGGCCGTCGTCCCTTGCTCGTCGGCGGCTCTTTTATGATGATGACCTGGCTGTTCATTTCTGGCGCACTTCAACAGTACTATGGACAGCCCAACACCGATGAGACACGCAACCCCGACAACGAGTCTGTTACCTGGCTCGTCCTCAACCAGAGGCCAGTCTCCTCTGCTATCGTCTCCTGCTCGTACCTCTTTGTCGCAACCTTTGCCACCACATGGGGTCCTGTGTCATGGACTTACCCTGCTGAGATCTTCCCGAGTAAGATTCGCGCCAAGGCCGTCTCTTTGTCCACTTCGACCAACTGGTTCTGGAACATGATTCTTGCTTTTGCCGTTCCCCCTCTGT TATGGAACATCAACTACAAGATGTATTATATCTTTGCGACATTCAATGCCCTGGCATTCCTTCACACCGCATTTTTCGCGCCCGAAACCAAGGGCTTCACACTTGAGGAGATGGACGATGTTTTCAACTCTGGTCTTCCAGCCTGGAAGACCCATCAGAAGAAATCTCGTCTTGATGACATCGAGAGAGAGATCGCCGCCGGTAATCTTAAGGTCTCTCGCCACGGCGCGGTTGCAGATGAGGATAACCATGAGGTCGTCGCCGAAACTGAGAAGAAGGGCACCGCT AACGAGCTCTTCCGCTGCTCAATCCACAACTACGTCCCGAGGTCCTAA